GAAGGTTGTTCCAATACCGGAACCTATACCAACACCTGGACCGTAAAAGACGATTGTGGCAATACTTCCGAGACTTTCACTCAAATAATCACTATCGAAGATACCACTGAGCCAACGTGGACAACCACTGAAGCTTCCTTAAATGTGACTTTGCAATGCAGCGACACTTCAGGATTGGCAAACGCTCAGGAAATGTTCCCTGTAGCTTCTGACCTTTGTGATGCCGATGTATCCAATATCATAAAAGTGAGCGGTCAGTTTATGGCTGCTGAAGGATGCGCAAATGCCGGAACCTATACCAATACCTGGACCGTAAAAGACGACTGTGGCAATACTTCCGAAACTTTCAAGCAAGTGATTACTATAGAAGATACCACTGCTCCAACATGGACAACCCAAGCTACTTCTTTGAATATGACTTTGCAATGCAGCGACACTTCAGGATTGGCAAACGCTCAGGAAATGTTCCCAGTCGCTTCTGACCTTTGTGATGCCGATGTATCCAATATCATAAAAGTGAGCGGTCAGTTTATGGCTGCTGAAGGATGCGCAAATGCCGGAACCTACACCAACACCTGGACCGTAAAAGACGATTGTGGCAATACTTCCGAGACTTTCACGCAAGTGATTACTATCGAAGATACTACTGCACCGATGTGGACAACTGAAACAGCTTCGTTAAATGTGACTTTGCAATGCAGCGACACAGCAGGGTTGGCAAACGCCCAGGCAATGTTCCCTGTAGCTTCTGATCTTTGTGATGCCGATGTATCCAACATCGTAAAAGTGAGCGGACAGTTTATGGCCGCTGAAGGTTGTTCCAATACCGGAACCTATACCAACACCTGGACCGTAAAAGACGATTGTGGCAATACTTCCGAGACTTTCACTCAAATAATCACTATCGAAGATACCACTGTGCCAACATGGACAACTGAAATGGGTTCTTTGAATGTAACTTTACAATGCAGCGATCTTTCAGGATTAGCAAATGCTCAGGCAATGTTCCCTGTAGCTTCTGATCTTTGTGATGCTGATGTATTGAATATCGTAAAAGTGAGCGGACAGTTTATGGCCGCTGAAGGTTGTTCCAATACCGGAACCTATACCAACACCTGGACCGTAAAAGACGATTGTGGCAATACTTCCGAGACTTTCACTCAAATAATCACTATCGAAGATACCACTGAGCCAACGTGGACAACCACTGAAGCTTCCTTAAATGTGACTTTGCAATGCAGCGACACTTCAGGATTGGCAAACGCTCAGGAAATGTTCCCTGTAGCTTCTGACCTTTGTGATGCCGATGTATCCAATATCATAAAAGTGAGCGGTCAGTTTATGGCCGCTGAAGGTTGTTCCAATACCGGAACCTATACAAATACCTGGACTGTAAAAGACGACTGTGGCAATACTTCCGAAACTTTCAAGCAAGTGATTACTATAGAAGATACCACTGCTCCAACATGGACAACCCAAGCTACTTCTTTGAATACGACTTTGCAATGCAGCGACACTTCAGGATTGGCAAACGCTCAGGAAATGTTCCCAGTCGCTTCTGACCTTTGTGATGCCGATGTAGCAAATATCGTAAAAGTTAGCGGTCAGTTTATGGCTGCTGAAGGTTGTGCAAATGCCGGAACCTATACCAATACCTGGACTGTAAAAGACGATTGTGGCAATACTTCTGAAACTTTCACTCAAATAATCACTATCGAAGATACTACTGCACCAACATGGGCAACCCAAGCTAATTCTTTTAATATGACTTTACAATGCAGCGATACAGCAGGGTTGGCAAACGCTCAGGCAATGTTCCCTGTAGCTTCTGATCTTTGTGATGCTGATGTATCGAATATCGTAAAAGTGAGCGGTCAGTTCATTGCTTCTGAAGGTTGTGTAAATTCCGGAACCTATACCAACACCTGGACCGTAAAAGACGATTGTGGCAATACTTCCGAAACTTTCACGCAAGTGATTACTCTGGAAGACACAACGGTGCCAATGTTTACAGGAAATCTTCCTGCAGATATTACGGTTTCCTGCGATGCTGTCCCTGAACCAGCCACATTGCAAGTCTCAGATAATTGTAATAGTACTTTACCAGTTGTCTTTTCTGAAACAAAAAGTAATATTCAAAATGAATGCCTTAGCAACTACACCTTAACACGTATATGGTCAACAAGTGACTGCAGCGGAAATACTGCTTCACATTTTCAAATTATAACTGTAAGAGATACAACTGCACCTACAGGAACTGCCCCTGCAAGTGTAGCTGGTTTACAAAGTATTGCCAATATACCCGCCGGAAGCCCACAAGATATAAAAGATGCAGCAGATAATTGCAGCGAAAGCGTAAACATCTCGATAACTGATTCGAATAATGGAGGAAGCGGCTGTGATGGAAATGCTTATATCCTAACCAGAACCTATGCCTTAACAGATTGTGCAGGTAACAAAACTGAGCTGGTACAAACCTTTACTGTAGAAAATAAAATTTCAGTAACGGGAACAGCTTCTAATGTTACCTGCTTTGAAGGCAGTAATGGCTCTATTTTAGTAACTAGCAGCCCGGGGTCAGTAGTTGTGATCCGAAATCAAAACAATGAAGTAGTAGGCAATACTAATTTACGCGCCGGAGTCTACACTCTTACAGCAACCTCATCGGTAAGCAATAATAACCAGGTTTGTTCAGCCACATCTACCGTGACTATCACACAACCTGAAAATGTTATTCTCAACCTTAACAGCGATGCCTGTAATGCTGACTCATCACTCCTTAACCTTTCCAATTTATTGCCTGAAGATATTTCCAGAACAGGAATCTGGACTGACACAAGTAATACCAATGCATTACAGGGAAACATCCTTACTGTTTTTGGACTTGCATTAGGCAGTTATACCTTCGAATATAAGACCACTAACGAAGATTGTCCAAGAAGTATCTCATTAAATTTACTTGTAAATGATGACTGTAAAGTATTAGCCTGCGAAAATGTGGTAGTACATAATGCGTTCTCTCCCAATGGTGACGGTATCAATGATTTTTTCAAAATTGACAACATTGATCAGACTACATGCTATCCTGAAAATACTGTAGAAATCTATAATCGCTGGGGAATACTGGTATTTGAAACTACAAATTATAACAATACCACCAATGCTTTTGACGGAACTTCCAGAGGCAGAACGACTATCAAACAATCTGAAGGACTGCCTACAGGAACCTATTTCTACATTATTAATTACAAATCTTTAGATGGTAATAACAACCTTCAGTCTAATAAAAAAGATGGTTTTCTTTATTTGTCTAAATAAACACCATTTGTAATTCGGTGTAATGAGTTTACACCGAATTGCAAAATAATAAAAATCCTTGTTTGAGTAAGTGAATATCAAGGCTTATTGTTAAGGATTTTATTGATAAAAATCATTAGTAATAATTGCAAAAAAAATAGCTACTATGAGAACAAAATTATTTTCCTTCGCTTTTATGTTCGTATCCATGGTAAGTTTTGCACAGCAAGATGCTCAATTTACGCAATACATGTACAACACCATAAACATCAACCCTGCCTATGCAGGTTCACGTGGAGCTTTAAGTGTTTTCGGCTTATACCGCACGCAGTGGGTTGGACTCGATGGTGCTCCGGAAACAGGCTGTTTATCAGTCAACACACCAATAAACAACAGTAATTTAGGTATAGGCGGGTCTTTGGTCAATGACAAAATTGGACCTACAAATGAAACCAACTTTTCTGTTGATATTTCTTATACCGTACAGACATCGGCTGATTTTAAATTGTCTTTTGGTATTAAAGGAACAGCAAACATGTTCAATTTGGATGTAAATAAACTAAATCCGGATGTTGCAGGAGATCCACAATTTCAGGATTTTAACAATAAATTCTCTCCTAATGTAGGTGCCGGGGTTTACTGGCATTCAGATAAAGCTTATCTGGGTTTATCGGTACCTAATTTTATCGAAACAAATCGTTTCAATGACAATGATATTGTTATTTATAAAGATAAGATCAATTATTACTTTATGGCCGGATATGTTTTTGACCTAGATAAATACCAATATATAAGATTTAAACCAGCCTTATTAACCAAAATGGTAGAAGGAGCCCCACTACAAGTAGATGTATCAGCCAATTTTATGTTTATTGACAAATTTGTAGTGGGTGTTGCTTACAGATGGAGTGCTTCATTGAGTGCTATGGTAGGATTTCAAATTACTGACGGGCTTTATCTCGGATATGGTTACGATCGTGAAACCACCAACTTAAACAATTATAATTCTGGGTCGCATGAAATATTCCTGCGCTATGAATTCTTTACTAAAAATGGTAAAATAACAACTCCTCGTTTCTTTTAAAAATAGTTATCATGAAAAAGTTTATAATACTTTGCTTCACAATAGTAAGTGTTTTTTCATTCAGATGTTATGCCCAACAATCGAAAGTAAATGCTGCTGAAAAAAAATACGATGGCTATGCTTACATCGACGCCATAAAAACCTATGAGAGACTAGCCAAGAAAGGATACAAGTCTGAAGATATGTTTAAGAAACTGGGGAATTCTTATTACTTCAATTCTGATTTTGAAGGAGCTGCAAAATGGTACGGAGAGTTGTTTGCCATGAATGCAAATCCTGAACCTGGATTTTACTACAGATATGCCCAATCACTAAAGTCGACAGGGAAAACGGATCTCGCCAATAAAATCCTCTCAGAATTTAACTCAAAATATCCAAATGACAATCGTGCTAAACTTTATAAAGAAAATGTAAATTACCTTGATAAGATTAAAGCCAACTCAGGACGCTATACTATTGAAGATGCCGGAATTAATTCACAATATTCTGACTACAGTACTTTTGTAGCCAACAATAAAATTTATTTTGCTTCGGCTCGTGACACCGGTAATTTTTCACAGCGCAAACACAAATGGACAGGTGAATATTTTACCAATTTATATGTTACAGATGTTGATTCTGTAAAAGTAAAAAAATTCAGGACTGCACTGAATACCAAATTCCACGAATCTTCTCCGGTACTTACAAAAGACGGAAAAACAATTTATTTTACACGTAATAATTATTTAGATGGAAAAAAAGGAAAAAATGAAGACAAAATTACTTTTATCAAAATCTACAAAGCCACTCTTGAAAATGGTAAGTGGACTAATATTAGAGAACTTCCCTTCAGCAGCAACAATTACAGTACTGCTCATCCTGCACTTAGCCCTGATGAAAGAACTTTATATTTTGCTTCTGATATGCCTGGAAGTATTGGCCAGTCTGATCTGTTTAAGGTTAGCATCAATGAAAATGGTGACTTTGGTAAACCGCAAAACTTAGGTAAATCAATTAATACGGAAGGCAGGGAAACATTTCCGTATGTGAGCAATGAAACCGAAATTTATTTTGCTTCAGACGGTCACCCCGGACTTGGCGGACTGGATGTTTTTGTAGGCCAGATTGATCCCGACGGAAGCATTAGTGATATCCAAAATGTAGGTGCAGATATCAATTCTCCAAAAGATGACTTTGCTTACACAATTGATACTGCTACAAGAGAAGGCTATTTTAGTTCCAACAAAGATGGAGGTAAGGGTTCAGATGACATTTATAAATTTCTGGAAACACGAAGATTAAAATGTACTCAGGAATTATATGGTCTTATTACCGATGAAGCTACCGGAATGATTTTACCGGGGGCAAAAGTGAGTTTATATGATCGGAATTTGAATCTCAAAAGCACAATTTATGCTGATGACACAGGAAATTATAATTTTAAAGTTGAATGTAAAGAAACGTATTATGTGAGGGCTGAAAAATCAGAATATAATACCAAAGAAGTAAGCATTGAAATTCCTGATAAAACTGGCAGAACAAATCTTCCAATAGCTTTAGAAAGTGCAAAATGCAAAGTCACCATAGGCGATGATTTAGGAAAATGTTTCGGTATCAAAATGATTTATTTTGACCTGGATAAATCCAACATCAGAGAAGAAGCTGCTTTGGATTTAGAAAAAATATTAGATGTACTCAATCAAAATCCTAAAATGAAACTGGATATCCGTTCTCATACAGACAGCAGGGCAAGCCATAAATACAATGAATCTTTGTCAGACAGAAGAGCAAAATCAACCATCGAATGGCTAATTACAAATGGTGTTGACAAAAACCGTTTAACCGGCAAGGGCTACGGCGAGACACAACTTGTAAACGAATGCACTGATGGTGTAAAATGCAGCGAAGAAAAACATCAGGAAAACAGACGAAGCGAATTTATTATAACCGCTTTATAAAACTAAAATACCAAAAACCAATTCACCTCAGCTACCCTTCGGGGTAGCTTCTTAAAAAAATAAGTCGTTGCAAACATCACTTTACAACGACTTAATAACTAAACCTGAATACTAACTCTCTTTTTAAATTTTTGCAAAAATGTTGGTATAATATTTTTTACCGGTTTCTGCATCAATTTTAACAGCAATACCAAAGTGAGTGTAATCCCCTTCGATATTTTGTTTATGGGATGGACTATCTAACCAGGCTTTTAAAACACCTTGAGGGCTTTGATAGTCATATGCTACATTTTCTCCAACTTTTTTAGCTCCAAGAACAGCGATAATATTTTCCGACCGGGCTACAAAGTCATTATGATTTACAACTTTATTTGCAATCATGTAATTATCGTGTTCTTCTGATTTAAAAGAAATATGATTGACTGTTTTTAAG
The Flavobacterium flavigenum genome window above contains:
- a CDS encoding CAP domain-containing protein, with amino-acid sequence MKKLFQTIFLLAVVYIFGSCSSDSVESNNMSNSELVTEYNYNTSELEVLELINEYRVSIGLNSLKTVNHISFKSEEHDNYMIANKVVNHNDFVARSENIIAVLGAKKVGENVAYDYQSPQGVLKAWLDSPSHKQNIEGDYTHFGIAVKIDAETGKKYYTNIFAKI
- a CDS encoding OmpA family protein; this translates as MKKFIILCFTIVSVFSFRCYAQQSKVNAAEKKYDGYAYIDAIKTYERLAKKGYKSEDMFKKLGNSYYFNSDFEGAAKWYGELFAMNANPEPGFYYRYAQSLKSTGKTDLANKILSEFNSKYPNDNRAKLYKENVNYLDKIKANSGRYTIEDAGINSQYSDYSTFVANNKIYFASARDTGNFSQRKHKWTGEYFTNLYVTDVDSVKVKKFRTALNTKFHESSPVLTKDGKTIYFTRNNYLDGKKGKNEDKITFIKIYKATLENGKWTNIRELPFSSNNYSTAHPALSPDERTLYFASDMPGSIGQSDLFKVSINENGDFGKPQNLGKSINTEGRETFPYVSNETEIYFASDGHPGLGGLDVFVGQIDPDGSISDIQNVGADINSPKDDFAYTIDTATREGYFSSNKDGGKGSDDIYKFLETRRLKCTQELYGLITDEATGMILPGAKVSLYDRNLNLKSTIYADDTGNYNFKVECKETYYVRAEKSEYNTKEVSIEIPDKTGRTNLPIALESAKCKVTIGDDLGKCFGIKMIYFDLDKSNIREEAALDLEKILDVLNQNPKMKLDIRSHTDSRASHKYNESLSDRRAKSTIEWLITNGVDKNRLTGKGYGETQLVNECTDGVKCSEEKHQENRRSEFIITAL
- a CDS encoding PorP/SprF family type IX secretion system membrane protein encodes the protein MRTKLFSFAFMFVSMVSFAQQDAQFTQYMYNTININPAYAGSRGALSVFGLYRTQWVGLDGAPETGCLSVNTPINNSNLGIGGSLVNDKIGPTNETNFSVDISYTVQTSADFKLSFGIKGTANMFNLDVNKLNPDVAGDPQFQDFNNKFSPNVGAGVYWHSDKAYLGLSVPNFIETNRFNDNDIVIYKDKINYYFMAGYVFDLDKYQYIRFKPALLTKMVEGAPLQVDVSANFMFIDKFVVGVAYRWSASLSAMVGFQITDGLYLGYGYDRETTNLNNYNSGSHEIFLRYEFFTKNGKITTPRFF